Proteins encoded in a region of the Ranitomeya imitator isolate aRanImi1 chromosome 9, aRanImi1.pri, whole genome shotgun sequence genome:
- the INCENP gene encoding inner centromere protein: MNDAESLSQLLQVCARKTEDFSSLIDLKHMVWLLEIEEAAKKMFSSDFTAEPELMPKTPSQKRRRKKRASVVPDEIRDPSSRRISRRRSNVSWSTSVRRMSSRHIIKPLDSSIQEETEQQPKKMTRAKAQASMMCVPGAEKPLEQLSSNVPNDRFLQVQISAEERLSAEVQLCELTKSVSAENNPALETVVPTSSAPPNPMAPPAVADEPSVLSTPEKNGRTAAKLKITDSSTPKTQMVVIESVDLKLECAQPVSQAAKELSLELLNYSVTPTGSKSDRRSVRRSIVGRKSTSCRASLANQYSLASKRESMTRAAVRKSIRRSVSQKKASEMSSSSSYKSYQSSIEVMDEEVTVKLGPKTTELVEAPENLRHSVRTRAFNKITISNQPDTEPEPMVTGQSLSTEADPDVEDQTIRRKSYKRAVDELSDGDQSSDEPVNSPPRKKTPSPPCPPSKVIKPPPHMRSFLHTVQKNQLLMMTPGSIGKSLIAKTFIKRNTPLKVDAKEKERQRLEALRKKEEAELQRKQKIEEGKKRKQEELKLRREERLRKVLQARERVEQLEEEKKKKIEQKFAQIDEKSEKVREDRLAEEKAKKKLTAKKQEDLESRRRQEEEVRKNKAKQLEEEQKKREEEEQERQRKLAEAKKLADMRQAELEREKEQERLRAEKERERLERERALQLQRELERAAQEKEQQRREAEERKKKEHQERLEKDRQERLRKEIEVKKVKELEEQERIAKEKQAVAPLLNVTVDIQNSPACESYEMTPKSYKPPSVKINADDYGMDLNSDDSTDDESKPRKPIPVWASGNQLAQSMCQQYYNPVDVDKFYGIIDSPKLEDLFYKSKPRYNKRTSSAVWHSPPLSGNRQHLAVGYGLKKY, encoded by the exons TGACTTCACTGCTGAGCCAGAGCTAATGCCAAAGACGCCCTCTCAGAAGAGACGTAGGAAGAAGAGAGCGTCAGTTGTGCCAGATGAAATTAGAGATCCTAGTAGTCGCAG GATTTCCAGGAGACGAAGTAATGTGAGCTGGAGCACATCGGTGCGCAGAATGTCTTCTCGACATATTATTAAACCACTTGATTCATCAATTCAGGAAGAGACTGAACAGCAGCCTAAGAAAATGACAAGAGCCAAGGCGCAAGCCAGCATGATGTGTGTGCCAGGAGCTGAGAAACCACTAGAACAACTCTCATCAAATGTACCTAACGACCGATTTTTGCAAGTGCAGATTAGTGCAGAGGAACGTCTTAGTGCAGAGGTGCAACTCTGTGAGTTAACAAAGTCAGTCTCTGCAGAGAACAATCCTGCCTTAGAAACTGTGGTCCCAACTTCATCTGCGCCACCTAATCCAATGGCTCCCCCAGCCGTTGCTGACGAGCCTTCAGTGCTTTCCACACCCGAGAAGAATGGTCGCACTGCAGCAAAATTAAAGATCACCGACAGCTCTACACCTAAAACACAGATGGTTGTTATTGAGTCAGTGGACCTCAAACTTGAATGTGCTCAGCCTGTTTCACAAGCTGCCAAGGAGTTATCACTGGAACTGTTAAACTACAGTGTAACACCCACCGGGTCAAAATCTGACCGCCGGTCTGTCCGCCGCAGTATTGTTGGACGGAAATCAACCAGCTGCCGCGCATCTCTGGCTAATCAATACTCTCTCGCTAGCAAGCGCGAAAGTATGACCAGAGCAGCTGTACGCAAATCTATCCGCCGATCTGTTTCACAGAAAAAAGCTTCAGAGATGTCATCATCTTCTAGCTACAAGAGCT ACCAGAGTTCTATTGAAGTAATGGATGAAGAAGTCACTGTGAAACTTGG ACCAAAGACTACTGAACTTGTTGAG GCTCCAGAAAACCTTAGGCATTCTGTGCGAACAAGGGCTTTTAACAAGATTACCATTAGCAACCAGCCAGACACTGAGCCGGAACCGATGGTGACTGGACAGTCGTTGAGTACTG AGGCTGATCCTGATGTGGAAGATCAAACTATAAG ACGAAAGAGCTATAAACGTGCTGTGGATGAGCTGTCTGATGGTGACCAATCTAGTGATGAGCCAGTGAATTCACCTCCGAGGAAGAAAACGCCTTCTCCCCCATGTCCTCCTAGCAAA GTTATAAAACCACCTCCTCATATGAGGAGTTTCCTGCATACAGTACAAAAAAATCAACTGCTAATGATGACTCCAGGTTCTATTGGGAAAAGTCTCATCGCAAAAACTTTTATAAAGCGCAACACTCCTCTCAAAGTGGACGCCAAG GAAAAGGAGCGCCAACGCCTGGAAGCTCTCCGCAAGAAAGAGGAGGCTGAACTTCAGCGCAAGCAGAAAATCGAGGAGGGCAAGAAGCGCAAACAGGAGGAACTCAAGCT gaggagAGAAGAACGTCTGCGTAAGGTCCTGCAGGCTCGGGAGagggtggaacaattagaggaagagAAAAAGAAGAAAATAGAGCAGAAGTTTGCTCAAATAGATGAGAAGAGTGAAAAG GTGAGAGAGGACAGATTGGCTGAGGAGAAGGCCAAAAAGAAATTAACAGCTAAAAAACAAGAGGATTTAGAGAGCAGGAGGCGACAGGAGGAGGAAGTTCGGAAAAACAAAGCTAAACAGCTG GAGGAAGaacagaaaaagagggaagaggaggaacaggaaagGCAAAGAAAGCTTGCAGAGGCCAAAAAACTTGCTGATATGCGACAAGCGGAACTGGAACGTGAAAAGGAGCAGGAGCGCCTCAGAGCTGAAAA AGAGAGGGAACGCTTAGAAAGAGAGCGAGCACTTCAGTTACAGAGGGAACTAGAGCGAGCCGCTCAGGAGAAGGAGCAACAGCGCAGAGAAGCGGAGGAACGCAAGAAGAAG GAGCACCAAGAACGGTTGGAGAAAGATCGACAAGAAAGATTACGTAAAGAAATAGAGGTCAAAAAAGTTAAAGAGCTGGAAGAGCAGGAGAGAATTGCAAAGGAGAAACAGGCAGTAGCCCCTCTGCTGAATGTCACTGTGGATATACAG AACTCCCCAGCCTGTGAATCCTATGAGATGACTCCAAAGAGCTACAAGCCTCCGTCTGTTAAAATCAATGCCGACGACTATGGCATGGACTTAAATAGCGATGATTCCACAGATGATGAAAGTAAACCTCGCAAGCCTATTCCAGTGTGGGCTTCTG gaAATCAGCTTGCCCAATCAATGTGTCAGCAGTACTACAATCCTGTAGATGTGGACAAATTCTATGGCATCATTGACAGCCCAAAACTAGAAGACCTGTTTTATAAGAGCAAACCACGATATAACAAGCGCACTAGTTCGGCAGTATGGCACTCTCCTCCATTAAGTGGCAACAGGCAGCATCTAGCTGTGGGCTATGGACTAAAGAAATACTGA